From the Candidatus Thorarchaeota archaeon genome, the window CGGCGATTCGGCTGGTATGGTCAATCCGATCACTGGTGGAGGAATACACTATGCTATGGTCGCGGCCAAATATGCTGCGTTCGTTCTCTCTAGGGGGTTGGAACTGGGCGACCTTACTGATTCTGCGCTCGCAGTCTATCAACGGCTTTGGATGCAGGATTTTGGAAATGACTTCTCTTCTCTCTTGAAAGTGCAGAAGGTAGTGACCAGTGATTTTATCGACGTGTTGCTGGAGATCGGCAATCGTGATGAAAGACTTCAACATATGGTCTCTCAGGCCATGGCGGGGCATGAGCAGTCCGAGATCAGTGTGTCGCGTCTTCTCTTAAGGGCCATACATGTGATTCTGCGAGAGGCTCTTACGTAGTCGTGTATCTATCTCTGCGGGGTTATGACATATGGTCTTACTAGAGTGATAGTTGTCTTATTGTCATTCTCCTCTCGATTTTGGTACGAAGAGAGCACAATCGTAGAAAAATATGCTCAAGAACGGTCATACGCAAAGAATAAATGTATGCAAGCAGAAAGGGATTGTATTCCGTAAAAATAACTTAAGAGGAGAGAATAACAAATTGGATAGGCCGTGGTACAATTTCTACGTTCCCGGCACGCCTCAGGATATCGAACTTGATGATGCTCCACTATGGGAGCAACTGGATCGTTCGGTTAAGGAGTTCCCTGATAACATTGCCATGCATTTTAGAGGACTCGAAATAACCTATCGCGAGCTTGGAGAACTTGTTGACAAAGCAGCATACGCATTTACAAAGTTGGGTGTTAAGAAGGGTGACACAGTAGCTCTTATGCTCCCTAATGTACCTCAATTTGTCATAGCGTATTATGGTGCTATGAAGTGTGGAGCAGTCATTGCTCCAATTAATCCCCTTAGCATGCCTAAGGAACTCAGAATCTACCTTCAGGATACTGGTGCAAAGACACTTGTCGTCCTTAACCTCTTCTATGGTATCGTTGAAGCAATCCGTGATGAGACCAATCTTGAGAATGTCATTGTCGCAGCAGCTTGGGATATGCTCAGTAAGGTCATGCAAGTCCTTGCAAAGAAGGTCGTCTATAGAAAAGCTCTGAAGAAAGTACCTCCGATGCGCGAGGGTGATATCACTTGGCAAGAGTTCATGGCCGATGCACTGCCCGAACCGCCGACAGTCACAGTTGATCCTCATGAAGATCTCGTTGTCTATCAATTCACAGGTGGTACGACTGGTATCCCCAAGGCTGCAATGCTCACACATAATAATCTCAAGGCTAATTGTGCGCAGTGCGGCGCGTGGATGGAATGGATGGCCGATCGTGGTAAGGAAATCTTTGTTGCGGCATTACCGTTGCAGCATATCTTTGGACAGACCGTGACCATGAACCTGAGCATTCTATGGGGGTCAAAGCTACTCATGGTGGTGGATCCCCGTGACATCAAGGGTCTGCTCAAGTTGATTCACAAGGAGAAACCGACATTCTTCCCGATCGTCGCAACCTTGGCGATCTCTATCTATTCGCATCCTGAAGTGTCCAAGTACGATCTGACCTCCCTAAAGATGGCCATTGCAGGAGCAATGGCACTACCTGTGGAAGTCACTCGCAGGTGGGAGGCCGTGACCAACTCGATCATTATTGAGGGGTATGGTCTCTCTGAGGCAAGTCCTGTGACTCATGCCAATCCGCTGGACAAGGACCTTCGAAAGGTTGGTGCTATTGGACTTCCAATGCCCAGTACTGATTGTCGTATCGTGGATCTTGATGACCACTCAAAGATACTTCCACCCGGTGAGGTCGGAGAGCTTGCGGTCAAGGGGCCACAGGTGATGAAGGGCTATCACAATCGTCCTGATGAAACCGCTGACGTGCTCACGCCTGATGGTTGGCTCTTCACTGGTGACATTGCTAAGATGGATGAAGAAGGTTGGACGTACATTGTTGATCGTAAGAAAGACCTGATCAACGCGAGCGGCTACAAGGTCTGGCCACGAGATGTAGAAGAGGTACTCTTCGAGCATCCGAAGGTTCGGGAAGCGGCAGTCATTGGAGTCCCTCACGAGACCCGTGGTGAGACCGTGAAGGCCTATATTGTTCTTGAGCCTGGTGAGACCGCCACTCTTGAGGAGATCCGTGCCTTCTGTAAGGAACGCATGTCTGCTTACAAGGTTCCAACCGATGTCGAGTTCGTCGATGAGCTTCCAAAGTCCGCAGTTGGCAAAATCCTTCGAAGAGAACTTCGTGACCGAGAGCAAGACTAGTGACATGATGCTGCCGGTCAATATCGGCAGCACTTCTCTTTATTTTTAGTATCTTTTTCATACGTGTACTCACATAGTGCTAGTAAAACGAGATTGTCGCTAGTACACGTGAGTTTCTGCCAGCAAGACCTATGCCTCAAAACAACGGTTTCAAGCTAAAAAACGCCGTCAAAATAATGCTCGTTGTCGGATATATGAGTTATACGTGTACTCTCCAAGATCATACGTGTACTAGTGCAGTACCAGTACACGTGAATAATAGAAAAGGTGCAGTTCGCATATTAACGAACTGCATGTGATACTATCTGATTCATTCAGTGGTTGAAAACTTGTCCATCTCGAAATTTTCAATGAGTGAGTGAATCTCTGGTCTACCCAATAGTTTTCTGCGGGTCTCTGTGAGATTATTGATCACACACGCAACACCCACAACTGTTGCCCCGAGCTTTTCAACGATCTTCTGGACTGCAAGAACTGTTGTACCCTGTGTGATCCAGTCGTCGACGATAATGAGGCGGTCACCCGGATCAACTGATTCGGAAACAAGTGCAAGGCGATGGTCTGCGAATCTACTAGATGGTAGAAGCTCCACTGGGCGATGATAGTCCTCTGGAAGATACGCTATTGATCTTGCAGGAACGACACCACACCCAAGATAATACGCAATAGCACTACCAAGAGCAAGTCCACGTTGTTCAATTCCAATGACCTTGTTAGGTCTCAATTCTACAATGGGTTTTGCTAGTTTGACAACAGCCTCGTGAAAGACTGTTGGGTCCTCTAGAAGCATACTGATATCACATACGGCCATTCCGGGCTCGGGCCAATCAGGGATTACCTCAACGTAGTTAGCGAAGTTAATGTCTGTCATCTCGTATCTCCCACATTGGACTATTTTGTTTAGCATGATATTTCTTTCTGTCGGATACTTCGTATGATCATTTCATGCTTTTTTAATCTCCGATTTGATGGGAGCTGTGTGAAAAGTCCACAGACATAGATCGTTCAAGTCAGAATGGATCCCGAAACGTTTTGAATTCAATCGCAAAGTGGTGTTCATGCTTCTCATAATCACTATTTCACTGACTTTTCACACAGCTCCGGCTGACATAAGCTTGTACAATTGATTTATGAGGTTGACAGCATAGTAGTGTTGCTAAAAATTACGGCTGGTAAAATCCTTCTGATGCATCAGATAGCGAACTTAATTGATGAGCTCAGTTCTATAAAACGAAGATTTATCACTGGATGAGAACATCTACACCGATAGAATACCATCGAGAAAGAGAGAGATGAATAGCACTAATCTTGAGATGGCGTACGAATTCTTCAGCAAGAAAGGATTTGCCGCTGGGGGAATACTGACGGTGATAATACTGATATTGCAGTCCCAGTTGGGCTTTCCTTCAATCTGGCAAGACAACCCCGCCGGGTATATGACCTTCGTTATTGTATCGGCCATAATTGTTGGGATCGCATCAGGCAGCGTCCTTGTGTATCTTATCCCTCCAGATCAAGATGTCATTGGTGTGGCCGGACTAGGGAGTGATTCAATCTCCCAACATATTGCCCTGTTCCTCGTTATTCTTGCCTTGATTCAGCCTGAGTTCTCAGGCTTCGTTCTCTTCTTTGATTATTTCGGCATCGACCCCTTTGCGCCATTGTGGGTGTTGCTAGCGTTTGCCGCACCCAGTGCAGGATTTGCCACTGCCATGTATGATAGAATGGGGGCGATTGCTCGTGATCTTCGGGAGTACTTCAAAGATCATACTCGTCTCGACTTGGTGACACTAGACTGGCTCCATCAATACGGTGCACGGACAGCAATCTATCGAATGGGTATGCTCGAGAGCGCAGCTGCAAAAATACCGGGCCTCGTTGTCAGAGGTCACATGATCATTCGTGAAACCAAGATGTTTTCTGTCACGGAATAACTCTCAAAAAAAAAAAACAGCATTAAAATTATTTATGGGAAATGGGAGAACACACTTGGAAAAGTTCAAAATCAGGTACTATGATGCTTCTTCATATGGACAGCCAGTCCCTCCTCAGTCCATGCGACCCACGAACATTTGAGGCAGGTAAAACTTTTGCTACCTAGTCCAAAACGGGGTGGTGACTTAGGTTCGAGTTCATAGATGGTACCACCATAGCCACTGCTCTTACGTGTGATAACTTTGAAACGCCTTTCAAAACATTCACGGCATAATGATAATTTACGTTGCTCTTCTTGAATAAAATTCTCCTCTAGCGTCTTTGGTGGCGGACCTTGCACAATTTCTTTCCCACAGCTCTCACAGAAGTCCGGTATCGTTATCACCAACGTCCCAATTTGGGTATTGAACAGTGAAATTATTTCTACAAACGTAGTATTTGAATCGATTGATTATGGTGTTATACTGGTATAAACTCTATTGTACTACAAAAAATGTAAAAAATACGTGCGCTTTCATTCGGTGCGAATGTACACTGCAACATAATACAATAGATCAGTGACCTTTCGACATGAGCCAAAGCTTTGCAGCGGTCACAAAGACACTATCAACACCAGCTCCTGAGAGACAGGAGGTCTCAACAAAACCAATAGGATGCAACTTGCCCTCCGACCCGAATCTATTTGCAAGTTCCTCGGCAAGTT encodes:
- a CDS encoding long-chain fatty acid--CoA ligase, which codes for MDRPWYNFYVPGTPQDIELDDAPLWEQLDRSVKEFPDNIAMHFRGLEITYRELGELVDKAAYAFTKLGVKKGDTVALMLPNVPQFVIAYYGAMKCGAVIAPINPLSMPKELRIYLQDTGAKTLVVLNLFYGIVEAIRDETNLENVIVAAAWDMLSKVMQVLAKKVVYRKALKKVPPMREGDITWQEFMADALPEPPTVTVDPHEDLVVYQFTGGTTGIPKAAMLTHNNLKANCAQCGAWMEWMADRGKEIFVAALPLQHIFGQTVTMNLSILWGSKLLMVVDPRDIKGLLKLIHKEKPTFFPIVATLAISIYSHPEVSKYDLTSLKMAIAGAMALPVEVTRRWEAVTNSIIIEGYGLSEASPVTHANPLDKDLRKVGAIGLPMPSTDCRIVDLDDHSKILPPGEVGELAVKGPQVMKGYHNRPDETADVLTPDGWLFTGDIAKMDEEGWTYIVDRKKDLINASGYKVWPRDVEEVLFEHPKVREAAVIGVPHETRGETVKAYIVLEPGETATLEEIRAFCKERMSAYKVPTDVEFVDELPKSAVGKILRRELRDREQD